CTGTGGCGGGGGTCAGGCCTGTTTTTTCTACCAGCCAGCCAGAGGTCGCAATGGGCTGCTCCATGAGTACCCGATGAATGAGAAGAACAGAGGCCGCTGCACGGCCGAGGCCACTGATCTTGTCACGGTCCTGATTTGAAAGATCAAGAAGCTTCTGAGTTGTTTCCACCGCTTGGTTGGCCGTAAAGATGACTGCTTCGGCAAAAAAATTAAGCCAAGCCTCCCAGTCACCGGTGAGTCGAACACTGTTGAGCAGCTCATAGTAATACTGACGGTGAGTTTTGAAATAAAGGCTCAGATAAAGCATCGGTTCCTGCAGGACTTTTTCTTCACACAGCAACAATGTAATTAATAACCGTCCGAGACGACCGTTGCCATCAAGAAAGGGGTGGATCGTTTCAAACTGGACATGAGCCAGTGCTGCTTTGAGCAATACTGAGGTTGGCTCAGGTTGGTCGTGGAGGAAGAGCTCCAGCCTGTTCATGCACTCCAAGGCCTCTTTCGCCGGTGGTGGAACAAAAGCCGCATTTCCAGGCCGAGTTCCCCCGATCCAATTCTGACTGCGACGGAATTCGCCCGGCGTCTGATTACTTCCCCGGCCATGGGTTAGCAGGATATCGTGAATTTCCCGCAGCAATCGAAGTGAAAGGGGAAATCCTTCCTTTAGACGTTTTAGCCCATAGTCAAGAGCTGCGACATAGTTGCTGACTTCTCGTACATCATTCAGTGGCACACCGGGTTCTTGGTCCAATTCAAACAGCAGCAGATCGGATAAAGATGACTGCGTCCCTTCGATCATGGAAGAGAGGACGGCTTCTTTGCGAACATACATGTAGAGAAACAGCGAGGTGTCCGGCAACAGTGTAGAAACACTATCCAACCGCCCGAGTGCCAGCAACGCCTGATCAAAATTATTGCGCAGCTCCGGTGTCCAGTTGATGGGGGGATATGGTGGCAGAGGTGCGGGGACGAACGCTTGCGCTGTTTCTCCTGCCGTAGAGATGTTGACGTATTTGCCTTGAAGTTCGCGATTCATACATTGTTCCTCAACAAAACTAAAATAACGCCCTAGATTATTTTAGGATAACTTATCATCCTAAAATAATCTAGGGTCGGGAAGTTTTTGATCTTGGATTGCGGATTTCTCCCCCCAAAATTCGCCTGTATATCCTGCATAACCAAAAAAATATAAAAATAAGACAGCATGTATGACGCGATTATGCAGCTGTCAAGTACCTGAAACTACATAGGCTCTTGGGTCGCATTTGATAGCCGATAGCAGATTTCGTCCATGTTGAATGAATAGCATTTGTATACATCTTGAAATCTCGAGCAACCGGTTGTGTAGGATATTATTCTGTAATAACAGTCAGTTATCTATTTATGGGGATTTTTCAAAGAAGTTGGCATGTCCCTAGCAATATTAGCAAGGCAAGAACAATGCACCATACAAATTAACGAGGATACGCAGCTAACTTTGCTCACCATAGGAGGACATCATGAAAGCTCTGAAAAACATCACGACCAGCCTTATTATTACTGCCATCGCCGCCTCTCCCGCTTTTGCCGGTCAGCAAGCAAGCAACAGTGGTCTGTTGACCTGGTTGTTCCTCGGCTTTATCGGATTGATCGTCGTCGGTCAACTCATCCCGGCACTGGTCATGGGCTTTGGCATTGTTAAGGGGGTTTTGGGATCCTCTGAGGACCAAGCACACAACCACAACGCATAAACGCATTTTCTCTTAATAGAACCGTTTGACTTTTACACACATCACGAAAGGAACCAACACCATGAAAGCACTTAAAAACATCGCTCTGACCACTCTGCTGACCCTGATTGCTTCGACGTCTTCGTTTGCTGCCTCTACTGCGGGCCGCGTTGACAACAGCGGATTTCTCGTCTGGGCGTTTCTCGGCTTCTGTGCTCTGATCGTGGTGGCTCAACTGGTTCCGGCTGTTCTGGTCATGTTCGGTATCGTCAAAGCGGTTGCCAGCCCCAAGGAAGTTGTAGAGCAGAAATCGCACTAAGCGCGCTTAAGTCAACAATCGAAGCATACCCCGGTTGCAAAGACCGGGGTAGCACCTCTCACACAGGAGAGCATTCCATGTTACCCGTGATTATTGCCTACCAGTCTCCCGCTGAAAGCGCCGCATTGAAACAATGCGTCGAACAGGCCGGGTGTATTGCCAAGCCGGTCGCCACACTCAATGGAGCCATTGAAGTGCTGCGCCAAGAGGATAGGGCGATCATGCTGCTGGGTAAAAGCTTTGAGGGTCGTAACGCGTTGGATGTCATCCCGATCTTCCGCTATCTGCACAAACAGCTGAAAATCATCCTGTTGGCTGATGATGCCACGGTCGGCTTCTTGCGCCAGGCGCGTGCTGCAGGAATTTTCTATCACGCCATGGAACCACATGACAAAGAGGATTGCCACGAACTGCAGCTGGCACTGGAATGTGCCCGTGAGGCGTGTGAGAAGCAGGAAAAAAGTCTTTGGAAGAAACTGACTCCGGTCTTCGGTGCATAGGGGTTTTGAAAATTAATTGGTTGCGGGTGAGAGTCTTGTGCGGATAAAACAGAGTAGAGATTTGATCAATTTCTCTGGTGGGGAAACGACGGCATCCCCCTTCTTTGGTGTAGAGCCATTTTACTTCACAATATGGCCGTATAAAAGAAAAAGGGGTTACGCTCGGTAAACGTAACCCCTTGTACTTTCTATGGTGCCCAGAGACAGAATCGAACTGCCGACACGAGGATTTTCAGTCCTCTGCTCTACCGACTGAGCTATCTGGGCAATTGCGGAGGCAGTTATAACGTGATGGCGATGTTGTGTCAAGCGGGAAATGTTTCTTTTTCGCTAACTTTTCTGCAGAGACAAATTTTTTGTTGCGCAATGGCGGAAGGTTCTTTACAGTGTTCACCAATTGAGGACAAATAACCCGATACAGCAGGGACTGTGATGCGTTTTTCTTTTTCCAGCTTTTTTAACTTTTACTTTTGGTGCGACTTTTTTAGGTCGTCTGCCCGAGGTGGAGGTTTGCTGGCTTAGCGCAAAGCAGATTTTCAAAATTCAGACCACGGGCAGACGTCAGGTTTCCCGTGGTCTTTGTATTTTAAGCAGGTAACAATGCAGACTCAAAGGCCGTCGGGAAACCCGACGGCCTTTTTATTTGCCCTGCATAGAATGCGGCTGGTCCGTGACCGTGGTAAAGAAAGTGCTTACGCACATGGAGGAAAAAGCAATGATTATCGTGATGGAACAGAGCAGTGATCCCCAGTTGACTGACGCCGTGGTTGCCCGCATTCGTGAGTTAGGCTATGAGCCGCACCTGATTCAGGGCTCCAATCGCCAGGTGATCGGCGCAGTGGGTGACGAGCGCGGCAAAATGGTGCTGCAGAGTATCGAGTCGATGCCCGGCGTGGAAAGTGTTGTCCCGATCCTTAAGCCGTATAAATTGGCCAGCCGCGAAGTGTGTCCCGAGTCCAGCCAAGTGGAGATTCAACCGGGTCTGGTGTTTGGTGGTGACGAACTGATTGTGATGGCCGGACCCTGCTCGGTGGAAAGCGAGCAACAGATTGTCGAAACCGCCCATGCGGTGAAACGGGCCGGTGCTAAAGTTCTTCGCGGCGGCGCATTTAAGCCGCGCACCAGCCCTTACTCTTTCCAGGGCATGGAAGAGGATGGCCTGAAACTGCTGGCCACGGCGCGCGAAGAGACCGGTCTGCCGATCATCACCGAGGTGGTTAATCCGCGTGATGTGGAACTGGTCGCCCGTTATAGCGACATCATGCAGGTGGGGGCGCGTAACATGCAGAACTTTGCCCTGCTGAAAATGCTCGGTCAATTGGATAAACCGATTCTGCTCAAGCGCGGCATGTCAGCGACGATCCAGGAGTTTTTGATGAGCGCGGAATATATCCTCGCTGAGGGTAACCATCGGGTGATTATGTGTGAGCGCGGTATCCGCACATTTGAAACCGCCACCCGCAACACGCTGGACATTTCAGCGGTACCGGTCCTCAAGGAGCAAACCCATTTGCCGGTGGTGATTGATCCATCCCATGCCACAGGCCATTCCAGCCTTGTCCCGTCTATGTGCTATGCGTCAGTGGCCGCCGGTTGTGATGGGCTGATTGTTGAGGTGCATCCGAATCCGGAAAAAGCTGCCAGCGACGGACCCCAGTCATTGCGTCCGGCGGCATTTGCCGATATGATGATGAAGTTGAAGAATTTCGCGGAGGTTTCCGGACGGACATTGCCCGAGGTTGGTGGTTCGCTCTGATGGCGTGAACCGTCAGTGCGGCGAATGTTTGGAGAAATGGCCGTGCCCTGTTGAAAAAACAGGAACAAAGGAGTTATCATGTTTTTTATTCCCTTGTCGCAATTGGAGAGTGTCGAGCTGGTGGTGCATGCGTTGCGTGCCGCTGCCGGTGAGGCGGATTGCTCCGTGTGTCCGGCGCGCAAAGTGTGCATGAAGCAATGTCTGGTGATTGCCGATTCAATCCAGGGCATGATCAGCAACGGCACTCTGCCGGCGCTGGATCCTGATCCGGAACCGGAAGAAACAGCGCCGTTCCATGACGAACCGGCACCGAAGCAGCCTCCTGAGAAAAAGGCCGGGGTAAAAAAGGGTCATTTGGAAATCGTCAAATAATTTCCTCATCTGTGAGGAGAATACTTCGAACAAAGCCGACAGTGCCGACTGACGGCTTTGTTGTTTCAAACGGATTAAATCAGCGTAAACTGCTAGAATTCAGGTGTTAATTGACAGATCGGCCGGATTCAATTTAGAATGCGCCGGTCGCCATGGAATGTTTGTGGTGTCTACAGGACGCTGTCGCTGCAATCACTATAATACTCGGGCCTTTAAGGCTATGAAGGAGTCATGATGAAAGTAATTATTACCGACGAAATTTCCGAAGCAGGTTTGCAAACCCTTCGTGAAGATTCCCGCATCGAGGTGGATGTCAAACTGGGGCTGAGTGTCCCCGAACTGCATGAGGTGATTGGCGGTTATGATGCGATCATTACCCGGAGCGGGACGACAGTGGATGCGGCGCTGCTCGATTGTGCCACCAACCTGAAGATTGTTGCCCGCGCCGGTGTCGGCATCGACAATGTCGATGTGGAGTACGCCAGCAGTAAAGGGGTGATCGTCGTCAATGCACCGTTCGGTAATACCAACTCGGCGGCTGAGCACACCATGGCAATTTTGTTGTCGTTTTGCCGTAATGTCACCATTGCCAACGCCAGTTTGAAAAGCGGCGAGTGGAAGCGGGCGCCGTTTACCGGTCATGAACTCAAGCACAAGACCATGGGGATCATTGGTCTGGGTAAGGTCGGTGGTCGCGTAGCGCTGCGCGGCAAAGCATTTGAAATGGATGTGATGGCCTATGACCCGTATATCTCGGAAAAGCGTGGTACGGATCTCGGTGTTAAATTGGTTTCACTCGAAGAGCTGATTCGTTACGCGGATGTGCTGACGGTACACACACCGCTCAACGAAGAGACTCGAGGGATGATAACGGCGGAACACTTCGAAAAAATGAAGGACGGCATCATCGTGATCAACTGTGCTCGCGGCGGCATCATTGAGGAAGAAGCGATGTTGCAGGCTCTGGAGAGCGGCAAAGTAACCGGCGCCGCCTTTGATGTGTGGAGCAAGGAACCGCCCGACACGGATACCTTGAAAAAGTTGATCGGCCATCCCAACATGGTAGTCACGCCGCATCTCGGTGCCAATACCTTTGAAGCACAGAAAAACGTGGCCGTCGACGTCAGCCGCGAAATTATCAATTATATCGACGGCAAGCCCATGGAAAATGCCGTCAATATTCCCAAATTCGATCCTGACTTGATGGAGCAGATGCGTCCGTTCATGGAGCTGATCAGCAAGCTGGGCGAGTTCATCTGTCAGCTGGCCCCGGCTAATCCGGACAAGATCACCTTTTCCTATCAAGGAAAACTGGCCCGTTTTGATTGTGCTCCGCTGACTGTATGTGGCTTGGCCGCCCTGCTCAACAAGCAGACCGAGGTCGAGGTCAACATGGTCAATGCGCGCATGATTGCCCGTAATATGGGCATTGCCGTCGAAGAGATGCGTACCACGGAATCGGAGTCCTTCTCCAGCTTGGTGTCGATTCAGCTCGAATCCTCTGCCGGAGTGCGCACCATTGCCGGGACACTGTTTGAAGGCATGCCGAAGATCGTTAAAATGCGCGATTACAAGACGGACTTCCAGCCCGAGCCGCACATGCTGGTCATCAACTATGAAGATCGCCCCGGTATGCTGGGTAAGATCGGCACCATTCTTGGGGAAGCCAACATCAATATCGGCAATATGAACTTGGGGCGTCGCGAAAAAGCCGGTGAGGCCATGGTGGTCTTTTCGGTG
This region of uncultured Desulfuromonas sp. genomic DNA includes:
- a CDS encoding Fic family protein, whose amino-acid sequence is MNRELQGKYVNISTAGETAQAFVPAPLPPYPPINWTPELRNNFDQALLALGRLDSVSTLLPDTSLFLYMYVRKEAVLSSMIEGTQSSLSDLLLFELDQEPGVPLNDVREVSNYVAALDYGLKRLKEGFPLSLRLLREIHDILLTHGRGSNQTPGEFRRSQNWIGGTRPGNAAFVPPPAKEALECMNRLELFLHDQPEPTSVLLKAALAHVQFETIHPFLDGNGRLGRLLITLLLCEEKVLQEPMLYLSLYFKTHRQYYYELLNSVRLTGDWEAWLNFFAEAVIFTANQAVETTQKLLDLSNQDRDKISGLGRAAASVLLIHRVLMEQPIATSGWLVEKTGLTPATVNKALGHLEQIGIVKELTAQKRNRLFSYLGYIEIMKRGTERPSG
- a CDS encoding response regulator receiver protein, with amino-acid sequence MLPVIIAYQSPAESAALKQCVEQAGCIAKPVATLNGAIEVLRQEDRAIMLLGKSFEGRNALDVIPIFRYLHKQLKIILLADDATVGFLRQARAAGIFYHAMEPHDKEDCHELQLALECAREACEKQEKSLWKKLTPVFGA
- the aroF gene encoding 3-deoxy-7-phosphoheptulonate synthase gives rise to the protein MIIVMEQSSDPQLTDAVVARIRELGYEPHLIQGSNRQVIGAVGDERGKMVLQSIESMPGVESVVPILKPYKLASREVCPESSQVEIQPGLVFGGDELIVMAGPCSVESEQQIVETAHAVKRAGAKVLRGGAFKPRTSPYSFQGMEEDGLKLLATAREETGLPIITEVVNPRDVELVARYSDIMQVGARNMQNFALLKMLGQLDKPILLKRGMSATIQEFLMSAEYILAEGNHRVIMCERGIRTFETATRNTLDISAVPVLKEQTHLPVVIDPSHATGHSSLVPSMCYASVAAGCDGLIVEVHPNPEKAASDGPQSLRPAAFADMMMKLKNFAEVSGRTLPEVGGSL
- the serA gene encoding phosphoglycerate dehydrogenase, with the protein product MMKVIITDEISEAGLQTLREDSRIEVDVKLGLSVPELHEVIGGYDAIITRSGTTVDAALLDCATNLKIVARAGVGIDNVDVEYASSKGVIVVNAPFGNTNSAAEHTMAILLSFCRNVTIANASLKSGEWKRAPFTGHELKHKTMGIIGLGKVGGRVALRGKAFEMDVMAYDPYISEKRGTDLGVKLVSLEELIRYADVLTVHTPLNEETRGMITAEHFEKMKDGIIVINCARGGIIEEEAMLQALESGKVTGAAFDVWSKEPPDTDTLKKLIGHPNMVVTPHLGANTFEAQKNVAVDVSREIINYIDGKPMENAVNIPKFDPDLMEQMRPFMELISKLGEFICQLAPANPDKITFSYQGKLARFDCAPLTVCGLAALLNKQTEVEVNMVNARMIARNMGIAVEEMRTTESESFSSLVSIQLESSAGVRTIAGTLFEGMPKIVKMRDYKTDFQPEPHMLVINYEDRPGMLGKIGTILGEANINIGNMNLGRREKAGEAMVVFSVDTPVEQETLDKITAACDARFIKAIRMQ